From the Psychrobacillus sp. FSL K6-4046 genome, one window contains:
- a CDS encoding FusB/FusC family EF-G-binding protein, with translation MEQFMVPIQYNILKEQAKKLVKGLSVTRDRSVIKALKELVQEKSAEVFTGINEEQQMLIDRVLELENKEQLEVYLAEAKNYVIPFPEITGQTIKKFFPKDKKLKAPKLTVEERSSIVYFCITDIGTNRKYIIYENAGELFGRRGTYGNQVKKGICAICNHLEEVTLFMMNSKKGSEGTFTKQGNTICMDSIKCNENITDSTKLTEFFGNVK, from the coding sequence ATGGAGCAGTTCATGGTACCAATTCAATATAATATATTAAAGGAACAAGCCAAAAAGTTAGTAAAAGGTCTCAGTGTTACTAGGGATAGATCTGTTATAAAAGCATTAAAAGAGCTTGTTCAGGAAAAAAGTGCTGAGGTTTTTACAGGTATAAATGAAGAACAGCAAATGTTAATCGATAGAGTGTTGGAGCTAGAAAATAAAGAGCAACTCGAAGTGTATTTGGCAGAAGCTAAGAACTACGTTATTCCTTTCCCAGAGATTACGGGACAAACCATTAAAAAGTTTTTTCCAAAAGATAAGAAACTCAAGGCACCTAAGCTAACAGTTGAAGAAAGAAGCAGCATAGTATATTTTTGTATAACTGACATAGGTACTAACCGTAAATATATTATTTATGAAAATGCTGGTGAGCTTTTTGGAAGACGGGGAACATACGGAAACCAAGTGAAAAAAGGCATTTGCGCCATCTGTAACCACTTAGAAGAAGTAACCTTGTTTATGATGAATTCCAAAAAAGGTAGTGAGGGGACATTCACGAAGCAAGGAAATACGATCTGCATGGATAGCATAAAATGCAATGAAAATATAACGGATTCTACTAAGCTGACAGAGTTTTTTGGCAATGTAAAATAA
- a CDS encoding thermonuclease family protein: MKKWIMYILSLTILLGACSSIDQLVVEDKNPITEQKTSETATKKESSEATSSTTHDVSKLEEFPLVSVIDGDTIKIKYNGANENVRFLLVDTPETNHPKLGEQPFGQDAKDFTKQLLKGQDTVFLEFDVSYRDKYNRLLAYIYTSDGKSLQEELLKQGLARVAYIYAPNTKHVNWFEAIQKKAQQQAIGIWSVENYVTNRGYDKDAVEEVKAVKKANEEKKPDSITDCTIKGNINSKGEKIYHVPGQQYYEMTVAEEMFCSKEEAEAAGFRATQK, translated from the coding sequence ATGAAAAAATGGATTATGTATATTTTATCCTTAACCATCTTACTAGGAGCATGCAGCAGTATAGATCAGTTAGTGGTGGAGGACAAAAATCCAATCACTGAGCAGAAAACTTCGGAGACAGCTACAAAAAAAGAATCATCTGAAGCTACGTCGAGCACTACTCATGACGTCTCTAAGCTTGAGGAATTTCCATTGGTCAGCGTGATCGACGGGGATACGATTAAAATAAAATACAATGGTGCAAATGAAAACGTGCGCTTTTTATTGGTAGACACTCCCGAAACTAACCATCCTAAGCTAGGAGAACAGCCTTTTGGACAGGATGCAAAGGATTTTACGAAACAATTACTGAAGGGGCAGGATACTGTCTTTTTAGAGTTCGATGTCTCCTATAGAGATAAATATAATCGACTTCTTGCTTATATCTATACTTCTGATGGAAAGAGTCTGCAAGAAGAACTGTTAAAACAAGGTCTTGCCCGAGTTGCTTACATTTACGCACCTAATACTAAGCATGTAAACTGGTTTGAAGCCATTCAGAAAAAAGCTCAACAGCAAGCAATCGGGATATGGTCAGTGGAGAATTATGTTACGAACAGGGGCTACGATAAAGATGCGGTTGAAGAAGTGAAAGCAGTTAAAAAAGCTAATGAGGAAAAGAAACCGGATAGTATTACTGATTGTACAATAAAAGGTAATATCAATTCTAAGGGTGAGAAAATCTATCATGTCCCTGGTCAGCAATATTATGAAATGACAGTTGCCGAAGAAATGTTTTGCAGTAAGGAAGAAGCTGAAGCAGCAGGGTTCCGAGCAACACAAAAATAA
- a CDS encoding HAD family hydrolase: protein MVNRWITFDLDGTIMQNPFIDYVFPEIRNAICEENRNLTNCVESFVAEHRNRLNQRQYVEAYDWEEIITSYTQLHELNLLINVEEIVKKNCVPGAIYLLEEGILEVLQELKLRGYSLAIITNGYSKFQMPVMNALGLTPYFDRIITPDMIGYAKPDEGVFMELGEVVAHIGDRIDHDIIPANTWGAKAIWINRSLPEQLKSIKLELRTRHEMLRDIILAKLSRESQVNLRAIPREAIPYSVIYKLEELLDIFL from the coding sequence ATGGTAAACAGATGGATCACTTTTGATTTAGATGGAACGATTATGCAAAATCCTTTTATTGATTATGTATTTCCTGAAATACGCAATGCCATTTGCGAGGAGAATAGGAACTTAACAAATTGTGTAGAATCATTTGTTGCTGAGCATAGAAATCGCCTGAATCAACGACAATACGTGGAGGCATATGATTGGGAAGAAATCATTACTTCCTATACCCAGTTACATGAGTTAAATTTGTTGATTAACGTAGAAGAGATAGTAAAAAAAAATTGTGTTCCAGGTGCCATCTATCTTTTAGAAGAAGGAATTTTAGAAGTATTGCAGGAGCTAAAACTAAGAGGCTATTCTCTTGCGATTATAACAAATGGCTACTCTAAATTTCAGATGCCAGTAATGAATGCTTTAGGACTGACCCCGTATTTTGATAGAATAATTACACCTGACATGATTGGCTATGCAAAGCCAGATGAGGGAGTATTTATGGAGTTAGGCGAAGTTGTAGCTCATATAGGAGACCGAATTGATCACGATATTATACCTGCAAATACTTGGGGTGCTAAGGCAATCTGGATTAACAGAAGCTTACCGGAGCAACTTAAGTCTATCAAGCTAGAGTTAAGAACCCGACATGAAATGCTCAGGGATATTATCCTAGCTAAACTGAGTAGAGAATCACAGGTTAATTTAAGAGCTATTCCAAGAGAAGCTATACCTTATTCTGTAATTTATAAATTGGAGGAGCTATTGGATATTTTTTTGTAA
- a CDS encoding YcdB/YcdC domain-containing protein, translating to MRLNKLGIILTSSALTVGLFSTTVSAAPNGTNQTSKPIVQVAASNVVYTKDDLIKKFRSYFPKQFDSLKSSDFQMSSGNYYTPEDETSRYSLSFTQTIEGKRVYGSVGFVGDNLDIEHFSYSPPIGSDALFPAKVSKDEARKLAVDFVKTLLKEDSYQLESDNNYYYPTRILTEPINYSFSFTKTKNDISISDNRVDINVLGNGQITSFYKYPSTQEKNTFDEVKNIKSEKDILNKLKENLEVELQYQVNIDYQSGERTVKLVYQPTGNFLGLSAATGKWLTPNGYTDQFPSKAKLKKIVEKPLPAKQKGITMEQAKKAAEKLLENKSDKLKLSIQSIDEIENYNGQTVYSIQYMYNHRNGGSGASIEINKATGEVIQYHNMLGYLMNELGEKQEVAKPISQKDALAKATSYIKEWFLLTYTTLVCLSMSLIMRKIWAHITSPSHELLMA from the coding sequence GTGAGATTAAATAAGCTTGGGATTATTTTAACTTCATCGGCATTGACCGTTGGGTTATTTTCTACTACTGTAAGCGCTGCTCCAAATGGGACGAATCAGACTAGTAAACCGATTGTACAGGTAGCTGCTTCAAACGTTGTTTATACAAAGGACGATTTAATTAAAAAGTTTCGCTCGTATTTTCCAAAGCAGTTTGATTCATTGAAAAGCAGTGATTTTCAGATGAGTAGTGGCAATTATTATACTCCAGAGGATGAGACATCCCGGTATAGTCTTAGCTTTACCCAGACAATAGAAGGTAAACGAGTTTATGGAAGTGTTGGGTTTGTTGGAGATAATTTAGATATTGAGCATTTTTCATATTCTCCACCAATTGGATCAGATGCCTTATTCCCGGCAAAGGTATCTAAGGACGAAGCTAGAAAATTAGCCGTAGACTTTGTGAAAACCTTGTTGAAGGAGGATTCCTATCAGCTCGAAAGCGATAATAATTACTATTATCCAACAAGAATTTTAACAGAACCAATTAACTACTCTTTTTCATTCACTAAAACTAAAAATGATATATCTATATCCGATAACCGTGTAGATATAAATGTTCTTGGAAACGGTCAAATTACTAGTTTTTATAAATATCCCTCTACACAAGAAAAGAATACATTTGATGAAGTAAAAAATATTAAGTCTGAAAAAGATATATTAAACAAATTAAAAGAGAATCTAGAGGTAGAGCTTCAATACCAGGTAAATATTGACTATCAATCGGGAGAGCGTACGGTTAAGCTAGTCTATCAACCGACAGGTAATTTTCTTGGATTGAGTGCTGCTACAGGTAAGTGGTTAACTCCAAATGGATATACGGATCAATTTCCATCCAAAGCAAAGCTTAAAAAGATTGTAGAGAAGCCTCTGCCTGCAAAGCAGAAGGGGATCACTATGGAACAAGCGAAGAAAGCAGCTGAAAAGCTGTTAGAAAATAAATCTGACAAGCTTAAATTAAGCATTCAATCTATTGATGAGATTGAGAACTATAATGGTCAGACGGTTTACAGTATTCAGTATATGTATAACCATAGAAACGGTGGTAGCGGTGCTAGTATTGAAATTAACAAGGCTACTGGGGAAGTCATTCAATATCACAATATGTTAGGGTATTTAATGAATGAACTTGGAGAGAAACAGGAAGTTGCCAAGCCAATTTCTCAGAAGGATGCTTTAGCGAAAGCAACAAGCTATATTAAAGAATGGTTCCTTCTTACTTACACAACTTTAGTATGCCTGTCGATGAGCCTTATTATGAGGAAAATATGGGCGCATATAACTTCTCCTTCCCACGAGTTGTTAATGGCATAA
- a CDS encoding 3-ketoacyl-ACP reductase — MQAITGKTALITGAGRGIGRATAIAFAKEGINLGLLGRTIENLEAVASELQTYGVKVSIAAADVSNMESVNSAVEKIRGELGPIEILVNNAGISKFGKFLEVDPEDWAKIIQVNVMGVYYVTRAVLPDMIEKNAGDIINISSTAGQKGAPVTSAYSASKAAVIALSESLMLEVRKQNIRVVTLTPSTIATDMAIELNLTDGNPEKVMQPEDIADFMVAQLKMNPRILLKSAGLWSTNP, encoded by the coding sequence ATGCAAGCAATTACAGGGAAAACAGCATTAATCACTGGTGCAGGTCGAGGCATTGGTCGCGCAACAGCTATAGCCTTTGCTAAAGAGGGTATTAACCTTGGACTTTTAGGAAGAACAATCGAAAACTTAGAGGCAGTTGCAAGTGAGCTACAAACATATGGTGTAAAAGTTTCCATAGCTGCTGCTGATGTATCCAACATGGAATCTGTGAACAGTGCAGTTGAAAAAATCCGTGGGGAGCTTGGCCCAATCGAAATCTTGGTAAACAATGCCGGCATCTCTAAATTCGGTAAATTCCTTGAAGTAGATCCAGAGGACTGGGCTAAGATCATTCAAGTAAATGTGATGGGCGTGTACTACGTAACTAGAGCAGTACTACCAGACATGATCGAAAAAAATGCAGGGGACATTATTAATATCTCTTCTACTGCAGGACAAAAGGGAGCTCCAGTTACAAGTGCTTATAGTGCATCTAAAGCTGCGGTAATCGCACTAAGTGAATCTCTAATGCTAGAAGTAAGAAAGCAAAATATCCGTGTTGTTACATTAACACCAAGCACTATTGCTACAGACATGGCAATCGAATTAAACCTGACAGACGGAAATCCAGAAAAAGTAATGCAACCAGAAGACATCGCTGACTTTATGGTAGCTCAGCTGAAAATGAACCCAAGAATTCTGCTTAAATCTGCAGGACTATGGTCAACTAATCCATAA
- the ltrA gene encoding group II intron reverse transcriptase/maturase — protein sequence MMLNQILERKNMMQALKRVEANKGSHGVDMMPVQTLRQHILENWKTIKSQILNGTYEPQPVRRIEIPKPDGGVRLLGIPTVTDRLIQQAISQILSEEYDKTFSDYSYGFRPNRSAHDAIRKAKGYIKEGYRWVVDMDLEKFFDKVNHDRLMATLAKRISDKPLLKLIRKYLQSGVMINGVVSSTEEGTPQGGPLSPLLSNIVLDELDKELEKRGHKFVRYADDCNIYVKSERAGVRTMASVQRFIEGKLQLKVNEKKSAVDRPWNRKFLAFSFTAHKEPKVRIAKTSLQRMKKKIREITSRRMPYSMEYRIEKLNQYLVGWCGYFALADTPTTFKTLDSWIKRRLRMCLWKDWKKPRTRVRNLTRLKVPYGKAYEWGNTRKGYWRISKSPILHRTLGKSFWESQGLKSLQVRYETLRYSS from the coding sequence GTGATGTTGAATCAGATACTTGAACGGAAAAACATGATGCAAGCGTTAAAGCGAGTGGAAGCGAATAAAGGAAGCCATGGAGTAGACATGATGCCCGTACAAACCTTACGACAGCACATCCTCGAAAATTGGAAAACCATTAAATCGCAGATTTTAAATGGAACCTATGAACCACAGCCAGTACGTCGAATCGAAATCCCGAAACCAGACGGTGGTGTGCGTCTATTAGGTATTCCAACCGTGACAGATCGTTTGATTCAACAAGCTATATCGCAGATACTATCTGAGGAATATGATAAAACATTTTCGGATTACAGTTATGGATTCCGACCAAATCGGAGTGCCCATGATGCCATTCGAAAAGCAAAGGGTTATATAAAAGAGGGTTATCGATGGGTTGTGGATATGGATTTAGAGAAATTCTTTGATAAGGTCAATCATGACCGACTAATGGCAACGTTAGCGAAACGAATTTCAGATAAACCTTTACTAAAACTCATTCGTAAATATCTCCAATCCGGTGTCATGATAAATGGCGTAGTTTCCAGTACAGAAGAAGGAACCCCGCAAGGTGGACCTCTAAGTCCACTCTTATCAAACATCGTATTAGACGAACTTGATAAAGAGTTAGAGAAACGTGGACATAAATTCGTACGGTACGCAGATGATTGCAATATCTATGTGAAGAGTGAACGGGCAGGGGTACGAACAATGGCGAGTGTACAACGATTTATTGAAGGAAAACTTCAACTGAAAGTTAACGAAAAGAAATCGGCAGTGGACCGCCCTTGGAATCGAAAATTCTTGGCGTTTAGCTTTACTGCTCATAAAGAACCGAAGGTTCGTATTGCAAAAACAAGCCTACAACGAATGAAGAAGAAAATACGAGAAATTACCTCTAGAAGGATGCCATATTCCATGGAATATAGAATCGAAAAGTTGAACCAATATCTAGTGGGTTGGTGTGGATATTTCGCCTTAGCAGATACACCTACCACATTTAAAACACTGGATAGCTGGATTAAACGAAGGTTACGTATGTGCCTGTGGAAGGATTGGAAGAAACCTCGAACAAGAGTTAGAAATCTTACTCGATTAAAAGTTCCTTATGGGAAAGCATACGAGTGGGGAAATACTCGAAAAGGGTACTGGCGCATTTCTAAAAGCCCCATATTACACAGAACCCTCGGCAAATCCTTTTGGGAAAGCCAAGGGCTGAAAAGTCTGCAAGTTCGTTACGAAACTTTGCGTTATTCATCTTAA
- a CDS encoding NADPH-dependent FMN reductase, whose product MLKIGIILGSTREGRLSPQVGNWVKEIADKRGDAQYEIIDIAEFKLPLLGEAGVDASGAAAWSSRVANCDGFVFIVQEYNHSITGALKNALDYLRVEWNNKAAGIVSYGSVGGARAAEHLRGILGELLVADVRVHPALSLFTDFENGTDFKPAAVQTDSVNQMLDQVIPWATALKTIR is encoded by the coding sequence ATGTTGAAAATAGGTATTATTTTAGGGTCTACCCGTGAAGGTAGATTAAGCCCACAAGTGGGTAACTGGGTGAAAGAAATAGCAGACAAGCGTGGAGATGCTCAATATGAAATTATTGATATTGCTGAATTCAAGCTCCCATTACTTGGAGAAGCTGGTGTAGATGCTTCTGGTGCCGCAGCCTGGTCTTCAAGAGTTGCTAATTGTGATGGATTCGTATTTATCGTGCAAGAATACAACCATTCCATTACAGGTGCATTAAAAAATGCGCTAGATTATCTACGTGTGGAGTGGAACAATAAAGCAGCAGGAATCGTATCTTACGGATCAGTAGGTGGAGCTCGTGCAGCCGAGCACTTAAGAGGTATTCTAGGAGAGCTATTAGTAGCAGACGTACGCGTACATCCTGCCCTATCATTATTTACCGACTTTGAAAACGGTACAGACTTCAAACCAGCTGCCGTTCAAACAGACTCAGTAAACCAAATGCTAGACCAAGTCATCCCATGGGCAACAGCACTAAAAACCATTAGGTAA
- a CDS encoding sigma-70 family RNA polymerase sigma factor yields MEHLVRKAITGDDDAFLQLMQIHRDVLYKTAFIYLKNEHDVLEALQEVTFRAYTKRHQVKEPSFFQTWLVRILLNYCMDTLKKQGNLFSLNEDVEKEQHSSNQDLMLALRELPSAQRELIHLKYFNDLKVSEIARRLKIPEGTVKSRLHHTLKKIRVFMGERGGDV; encoded by the coding sequence ATGGAGCACCTAGTTAGGAAAGCAATCACAGGAGATGACGATGCTTTCTTACAGCTAATGCAAATACATCGTGATGTTCTATATAAAACTGCCTTTATATATTTAAAAAATGAACATGATGTGTTGGAGGCTCTTCAGGAAGTGACGTTTCGAGCCTATACCAAGCGTCACCAAGTAAAGGAACCGTCCTTCTTTCAAACTTGGCTAGTGAGAATCCTGTTGAATTATTGTATGGACACATTGAAGAAGCAGGGCAATTTATTTTCGTTAAATGAAGATGTAGAAAAAGAACAACATTCCTCTAACCAGGATCTTATGCTTGCACTTAGAGAGTTGCCGAGTGCACAACGAGAGCTCATTCATTTAAAATACTTTAATGATTTAAAGGTGAGCGAAATTGCAAGAAGGCTAAAAATTCCAGAGGGGACAGTTAAGTCAAGATTACATCATACGCTAAAGAAAATTCGTGTTTTTATGGGAGAGAGAGGGGGCGATGTTTAA
- a CDS encoding DUF4179 domain-containing protein, whose product MTNVKQIKHLVNEQMEAIQVSSATGGAILNGIKIAQRKKQRRSKIGFSLSAIAVLFLGFAFMTRISPAFAQIFEDVPGLGAIVAIVEYDRGVEDSVVNNYFEAIGVSVKENDVTFTLDAVIADATGMLLSYTLESPNPVNDYHLGDTVLLQNEEELGLAYVTSEHTQEDVIQKMESTIRISDPSGVIDYNNPDFTLKFSIRGEEDLKFVIPFELKNKVAKPKHYKLNREVVVEGQKFTVEQVKISPLHVAIDIKTDPQNDMVIFNFSSIKLQNERGNVWGSGSTSISSFGSADTTKRTIYLESNYFQESEELYLVIGDILAMPRDEREIVIDFDKKEVASISKQYPLQLEIIDESSFKVDFDNNLGFNQTIFTNGEDRNGRKVPLAISHRLSDTTNSQVFTLEQGTKNNPVTFVLQGYPNYLKNDTRIKVK is encoded by the coding sequence ATGACCAACGTAAAACAAATTAAGCATTTAGTAAATGAACAAATGGAAGCTATCCAGGTTAGTTCAGCTACTGGAGGCGCCATATTAAACGGTATTAAGATAGCACAAAGAAAAAAACAGCGCAGGTCTAAGATAGGATTTAGCCTCTCAGCTATAGCCGTGCTTTTCCTTGGCTTCGCCTTTATGACACGCATTTCTCCAGCCTTTGCCCAGATTTTTGAGGATGTACCGGGCTTGGGGGCTATTGTAGCGATCGTAGAATATGACAGGGGGGTAGAAGATAGTGTCGTAAACAACTATTTTGAGGCAATTGGTGTTTCTGTAAAAGAAAATGATGTTACTTTTACGTTAGATGCGGTGATAGCGGATGCTACTGGTATGCTACTCTCGTATACCCTCGAGTCTCCTAATCCCGTAAATGATTATCATCTAGGAGACACAGTCCTGCTCCAAAATGAGGAAGAGCTTGGTCTTGCTTACGTAACTTCCGAGCATACTCAAGAAGATGTGATTCAAAAAATGGAGAGCACCATTAGGATCTCTGACCCTAGTGGTGTGATTGATTATAATAATCCAGACTTTACATTAAAGTTTTCAATACGTGGAGAAGAGGATTTAAAATTTGTCATACCATTTGAGTTGAAAAATAAAGTTGCCAAGCCAAAGCATTACAAGCTAAATCGTGAGGTGGTAGTAGAAGGACAAAAATTTACTGTAGAACAAGTAAAAATATCTCCTTTGCATGTCGCGATTGATATAAAAACGGATCCACAAAATGATATGGTTATTTTTAATTTTTCTTCTATTAAATTGCAGAATGAAAGAGGAAACGTATGGGGAAGTGGATCCACATCCATTAGTAGCTTTGGAAGTGCTGATACTACGAAAAGAACGATTTATTTAGAAAGCAATTATTTTCAGGAATCAGAAGAATTATATTTAGTTATCGGTGATATTTTGGCTATGCCAAGGGATGAACGAGAGATCGTTATAGACTTTGATAAAAAAGAAGTGGCTTCTATATCTAAACAATATCCTTTGCAGCTAGAAATAATAGATGAGTCTAGCTTCAAGGTGGATTTTGACAATAATTTAGGCTTTAATCAAACCATTTTCACTAACGGCGAGGATAGAAATGGCCGTAAAGTGCCGCTAGCTATATCTCATAGACTTTCTGACACCACTAATTCTCAAGTATTTACTTTAGAGCAAGGAACCAAGAATAATCCAGTAACCTTTGTACTGCAGGGATATCCTAACTATTTGAAGAACGATACACGCATTAAGGTTAAATAG
- the nhaC gene encoding Na+/H+ antiporter NhaC, with translation MEKTIKKPSLSYSLFILILMVAVISTGLILLEAPIQIMLFTAIVVLIPFVLRLGYSYEEIEKAMFASMLKALKPSLILMSVGILIGTWIASGTVPTLIYYGIQSISPQFFLVTTLLFCSVVSMATGSSWATLGTAGIAMIGVGQSLDVSLAMTAGAIVSGAYFGDKLSPLSDTTNLAAAVVGIDVFTHVKHMLWTTVPAYVLSAIIFTLIGLNTEVAAVNSAEVNSLTGYLAANFNLGIISIIPALFLFVLLITKQPAIISVFLGGVAGALIAIFYQGIDMTSILGVAYNGFFVESGIEAIDSLLQRGGLVSMLPMVAIFIFALGLGGLLNISGVLVTIIDSIIKMIKSRALLVFVTMIMSYFTLGLGGSFSFAGVMTGTFMKPLFDKFNLRPENLSRAMEDTATQGCALLPWTASGVFTATTLGVPTLTYLPFCFLALLTPIFTFVYGLTGFSMKEKNLTSRSPKEVPTT, from the coding sequence ATGGAAAAAACAATAAAAAAACCATCTTTATCCTATTCATTATTCATCCTCATTTTAATGGTTGCGGTTATATCCACTGGATTGATACTATTGGAAGCCCCTATTCAAATTATGCTGTTCACTGCGATCGTTGTTCTCATCCCTTTTGTTTTGCGTCTTGGCTATTCTTATGAAGAAATTGAAAAAGCAATGTTTGCTTCCATGCTTAAAGCCCTCAAGCCTTCCCTAATATTAATGTCAGTAGGAATATTAATCGGTACATGGATAGCATCTGGTACAGTTCCTACTTTAATCTATTATGGAATTCAATCTATTTCTCCTCAATTTTTCTTGGTAACTACTCTTTTATTTTGTTCTGTGGTCTCCATGGCTACAGGCTCTTCTTGGGCAACTTTAGGCACAGCAGGGATTGCTATGATTGGGGTAGGTCAAAGCTTAGATGTTTCTCTGGCGATGACAGCTGGAGCGATCGTAAGTGGGGCTTACTTTGGAGACAAGCTTTCTCCCTTATCCGATACAACAAACCTTGCTGCCGCAGTAGTAGGCATTGATGTCTTTACACATGTGAAGCACATGCTTTGGACAACCGTTCCCGCCTACGTTTTATCAGCAATTATATTTACCCTTATCGGTTTAAATACCGAAGTGGCAGCTGTTAATTCAGCTGAAGTTAATAGCTTGACTGGATATTTAGCAGCAAACTTTAATTTAGGTATTATCTCTATTATTCCAGCACTATTTCTCTTTGTACTACTAATTACAAAACAACCCGCTATTATCTCCGTTTTTTTAGGCGGGGTCGCAGGTGCCCTTATCGCTATTTTTTACCAAGGTATAGATATGACAAGTATTTTGGGAGTAGCTTATAATGGCTTTTTTGTAGAATCAGGTATTGAAGCGATTGATTCCTTGCTACAGCGAGGGGGATTAGTAAGCATGCTGCCAATGGTAGCAATCTTTATTTTCGCCCTTGGCTTAGGGGGTTTATTGAATATCTCGGGAGTGCTAGTAACCATCATTGATTCTATAATTAAAATGATTAAGAGTAGAGCATTACTCGTTTTTGTAACGATGATCATGTCCTATTTTACACTCGGTCTTGGGGGAAGCTTCTCGTTTGCAGGAGTTATGACTGGAACATTCATGAAACCACTGTTTGATAAGTTTAATTTACGGCCTGAAAATCTTTCAAGGGCTATGGAAGATACCGCAACACAGGGCTGTGCTTTGCTACCTTGGACAGCAAGTGGCGTCTTCACTGCAACTACGCTAGGAGTACCGACATTGACTTATCTTCCATTCTGCTTTTTAGCATTGCTAACTCCAATTTTTACGTTTGTTTACGGACTCACTGGTTTTTCAATGAAAGAGAAAAATCTTACTAGTCGCTCGCCAAAAGAAGTTCCAACAACCTGA
- a CDS encoding S-layer homology domain-containing protein, whose protein sequence is MGAYNFSFPRVVNGIIVSGDSINVGVSADGSLSSLYVNEQKVEEWPSLKEVISAKEAKTLLNNSLKVKLNYSKQMQKKDNKHYDLLYVPVYNDSSYSTLDATTGKWSSLFGGEQSSVVVSHPTAQEELNYLISTKILDVKDAKAFNGDAAITKGEALKILMNSLTYFYEGRYYYGNETVEQTFDNIDPKHPLFQLIERAVSAEIIKAGDKKFDVDSPVTREELSAWYIRVLGLEHAAKHYDIYKVNFEDTNKIKSDYIGYVALANKYGLFATEKNQFNPQQEVTYAEMSVSTIRLAHEIAKKGRYNNY, encoded by the coding sequence ATGGGCGCATATAACTTCTCCTTCCCACGAGTTGTTAATGGCATAATAGTAAGTGGAGATTCCATAAACGTTGGAGTTTCAGCAGATGGTTCCTTGAGCAGCTTATATGTAAATGAACAAAAGGTGGAAGAGTGGCCTTCTCTTAAGGAAGTGATTTCCGCAAAAGAGGCAAAGACACTTTTAAATAATTCTTTAAAAGTTAAACTGAATTATTCAAAGCAAATGCAAAAGAAAGATAATAAACACTATGACTTACTATATGTGCCTGTATATAACGACAGCTCTTATAGTACCCTAGATGCTACGACTGGTAAATGGAGCAGTCTGTTTGGTGGAGAGCAAAGCTCTGTGGTTGTTTCTCATCCAACTGCACAGGAAGAACTAAACTATCTAATAAGCACAAAAATTTTAGATGTAAAAGATGCTAAGGCTTTTAATGGAGATGCAGCTATTACGAAGGGCGAGGCCTTAAAAATATTAATGAATTCCTTAACCTACTTCTATGAGGGAAGGTATTATTATGGCAATGAAACGGTGGAGCAAACATTCGATAATATAGATCCAAAACATCCATTATTTCAGTTGATTGAACGTGCTGTAAGTGCTGAAATTATAAAAGCGGGGGATAAGAAGTTTGATGTTGATTCACCAGTAACAAGAGAAGAACTTTCTGCTTGGTATATCCGTGTGCTAGGGCTAGAGCATGCGGCTAAGCATTATGATATATACAAGGTTAACTTTGAGGATACAAATAAAATTAAATCCGACTACATTGGTTATGTAGCGTTAGCGAATAAGTATGGTTTATTTGCTACTGAAAAAAATCAATTTAATCCGCAACAGGAAGTTACTTATGCGGAAATGTCGGTTTCTACTATACGCTTAGCCCATGAAATTGCTAAAAAGGGAAGATACAATAATTATTAA